The Aedes albopictus strain Foshan chromosome 2, AalbF5, whole genome shotgun sequence region CTCATCATCGTATACGCAACCAGCAGGAACACCAGGAATCTCGAAGATTATTGTATCTGTTTTAGAAAGCGTAACTTTCCGAGGCGTTGAATCAGTCCCAGTGCCATAGTGCTCTTGGGTACTAGTTGGTGCTATCGAATCATATGACGTTGAGAGTCCTATAAGAAAACCAATGTTACACAGGGAATGATTTTCATTTATAGTGTTAATCAAATTACTAATTGATAATCGTTTTTGAAAATTACGAAAACTTACCATATGGACCCGACGATGCTTGTGGCTGCCTCAAAAATTCTTCGGACACGCTTTCAGTATTCGTCCACAAAGCCTGCGATTTTTCAGGAGAAAACGATCCTAATTCCCTTGGACGTTCCGGTGCACGGTCCAAATCATATTCGAGCTTTTTAACTGCATCTGTGTCTTCTAAAAttgaaatataaaaatgaacaagGAACCTGACAGAAACGTCATTTGCTATGCAATAAAATAGTACTCACCACATGATACCAAAACTGTCCCAAGAGACGAGAAAGATCGACTGCCTTCTTCTGGTACATCCACAGTTGCTCTAGAAGCTTGTTCGGCATCCGGTTTTGGCTCTGAATCGATGTCTATCGCAGGTAACGGTGGCAAGAAAACGTTGTTCGTGTTGACGTTGAAGTCGGGGAAAGACAGGATCGATACTTCCGGCACTGTTGCTGCTTCAGTTGGCAAGGGTATTTCTGGTAGAGAACCACATTCCACAGGAAAATATACCGGCAAATCATCCAGCTCCTGTACTGCAACCGGTTGTACAATGTCGTTCAATCTTCCTTCGTTACAGGCACTCTCAGAACCGGAATCGCACGGAAACTCACTACTTCGCCACGGGTCTTCAAAAGTCCAGGCCAATGGATCAACGATTTCCCGTTTAATTTTCTTTTTGGCCTCGCGCTGCCTTGCAGCTTTACGTTTTTTATTCGGTCTGCCCGTTCGATCCATTTCACTCAACTGCAATACTTTtcacttttgtttttgtttatgttttcgACGGACTAAATCGGCAATGGCAGTGAGGCCATATTTATGGTTTTGAAATTATGCTCGGAAATATGAGGGCAAAAACATTAATATTTAAGAAGAAAGGTATGTTTACCCAACACATTTCTGTTTGCttttatgaagaatttgtttaagAATATTATGCTGAGTGTAATATACTATTTTTCGATCActcaaaaaagtttttgttgCATTTCAAGTTTGCAGAACTGCCAGCACTCCCAGGCGAGTAGCTTTTCAGACGAATGGTCGAACATTGCTACCTACTCAGATCAGCAAGTTCAAGTTGGTGCTATGTTTGTCAAACACTGTCATAAATAGCACCGACATGAACAAGTTCGTAAGGATTGGTGACAAAATTGGATCAACCGTTTGAGAAATGGGTAGCAGTAGGCGgaatgaagtgaaaaaaaaagttgaatctgTGTGATCGGTATCGCCTGGAATAAAAATGCACAAATCTTGCAATCTATTGCCTATATTGCTAATATTTGTTCAGTGGATGAAAGTTCAAAATATACGGAAGTGTTACTTTAGTGAGTGGGTCATCAAAAAATAGTGAAAGTGCTCCGAACCTTTGATAAAAGCTAGCCTTGGGGTGAGGGGTGTTTGATGGTGTgtaaccaaaggaaaaaatttccTCGTAGAAAATTGCACTATTTCGGCTATTTACTTGATCAATAGGAGTAAAATAGTTAAAATACTAATAACGTGACTTAAATAATTCGAGGCTTTCAACTTTCATCACTCCAGATAACATGTAAGTAgcagaaaaaaaagtattttttcttGGTTTACCGAACATCCATAGAAGCTgatattggtgtatgtgtgtaagTTAGGGTGAAGGGAGGTGAGGGGGAAGTCAGCCATTTTGGCTGCCATTTTTGTACTCCGTGAAGTTTCACCTTAAaccatgtgctcccgtgacagcctatgacaccctttacgcgacagccggcttggttagcagaagattgtcatcgccatgcggccaacaatactgacgacgtttcccactcggctcgatacgactcgagtatgcaactgtcaggcaagcagccgaagcagcggctgttgcaatacatctttcgctcatgcgtgttggcgatacatttctcactgatggtgttgcacacggtaacgagagatggtctgcacacataagagagtgtcgaatTGCACACATAAGAGATCgtcagccttgcgcgggctgttgcgagaaggatgtacatttggaaagcctgatTCCTACTCAATATTCTCCTTAAGGACAAactcgttagaatcccaaaatggccgccacaatggtcgactttggcacctactcacgatttcaagcgcacaaatctcttcgtaaacaaaaccagcgcacctgatcttcttatttgaagcttattaaaAGTGATGAAGAATAGAGTTATCAACTGCACTGTTGCTGCttgttgagatttgtgcgtctgaagttctaatgCACTCTTCAAGCGGgactttaagacgtttgtccttaagtcatTTTTCGGGGGTTTCCCTCAGAActtcatctggaatttcttcagggatttctcctggcttcACCGCTCCCAGTATAATGTGTGGCCATATGTACACGGCTTAGAATACTTTGAAAATTCAAGCAGGGAGCATTTCAGGCAGCATATGTCATAACGTTCTTGTCGACCAGATGCTGTTTTTCTTATCATATAGTTCATCATGGGACACACAGCATGACTTCTCTTCCGaatgaaaaaatcacatttttgtgagtatgtggaatgggattcgatcccagatacTCGGCGTGGTAGTCACGAGCTTCCACAATCGCCTTTCAGTTAAAGCTAGATGTGCATAGTAAAGGGGAATCCTCTATCCGAATACAGGATTGAATATCCGCAAATAGTGGTTCTGAATATCGAAACGTGTAGCAGAATTCTTGCCGTAGATAACACAGCAAAATGGCTTTACACATAGCTTGGCTACCGGCTACGTAAAATGTTCTCAACTTCAGTCGAGAATAAAGCTACTTTTTTCAGGAGAACGTTGAGCATGCAGTTTTTACGTCCATATGATGTACATGATACTGCTCTTGATGCGTCACTGCCAGCAATACTCGAATCGTCGTGAACTTCACCATAATTGCGTATGTTTTGTCTGAATCGAATTCTCTCCTCAAGGAACACCTTTCATACGATCCACTTTTTCGTGTTCATCACGCTGTATCTTAAACGCCCACTTGCTGTCGATATTGTTCCGTTTGGGCAGCTTAGGTATCAGCTCCTAGGTGTTGTAATGAATCTGGCTCGTTTTCGATGGAATCTTTCCGATACGTGAAAATCTTCTTTGTTCTGCGATCCCAAATGTGATAGTCTGTGTATCCAACCACCAAACTCTTTGAAGTCTTCGAATCCAAGTTATGGATAAACCCAACGCATACACTTGACCAGCTCGACGACTGGTGCCTACGATTCGTTCATCTTTCTCTATGGTTACTTTACCGCCATCCCGATATATTCCAAACGACGCACCGAAAACAAATTATACTGTATTTCCGGTACGTAGAGATGATCGTTTGCCACGACCAACTGCTTCTTCTCGTTGAGCAGCATATCCATTCTCACGATGCCTACGGTTTTTGCTACGATCGATCACTTGACCAGACGCTAcagcaatcccaagtaacaattctaagtcaaatagactagaataggttcttagaaccatcacaaaaccaaaataaaaggtataaggtttatTGACGGCTCTCGAAACGTCTTCTAGACAAATAAATATCCTGGGATGTTAACTTTCAATTTCAATGTTGTCGGTGGTGCCTtagtcaagtaaagattcaatCTTCTGATTCTGCTGCTACTAACGTTGCTGATACGTTCGCTCCAGTCTTCTGTCGACAGTTAAATTTACCGCCGGACTTCCAATTCACTAGTAGATCCTTCCTCTCGGCAAGTTCGGTGATTCGTTGAAAACTGTCTAATTGCTGAAATAGCAAGTTTACAGAAATCTATCCGGAGAAATCCGCGGTGTTGAAAGAATTGCGAAAACGCGGTTCGATCGACAACTATGAGcggtcccaactaacatttttgctgaataagagTTTAACACAATTTGCTTCCAAgaacgtttgctccataagctgttatgcagctacttttgttagtaggggtaTGTTTTCCTCAAAAAACGTAAGTTTAAGAACTTGGTCTAGGCGAAGAAAAACGATTACTGGCGTTGCTTCTTCGAGGATTTATCGTGctagacttcgatgagaactctttggatcGTCGAGAAGGCTCTCCTTCTCGGTGGAGTCTCAAAGATTCCGTACCCGTGCAACGAGTAATTCGCGATG contains the following coding sequences:
- the LOC134287777 gene encoding uncharacterized protein LOC134287777; this translates as MDRTGRPNKKRKAARQREAKKKIKREIVDPLAWTFEDPWRSSEFPCDSGSESACNEGRLNDIVQPVAVQELDDLPVYFPVECGSLPEIPLPTEAATVPEVSILSFPDFNVNTNNVFLPPLPAIDIDSEPKPDAEQASRATVDVPEEGSRSFSSLGTVLVSCEDTDAVKKLEYDLDRAPERPRELGSFSPEKSQALWTNTESVSEEFLRQPQASSGPYGKFS